Within Topomyia yanbarensis strain Yona2022 chromosome 2, ASM3024719v1, whole genome shotgun sequence, the genomic segment gtacatCAAACGTGCATCGGATTTGGAAAAATGCATTATGTTATTATATCTGATTGAGCTGATATTGCGCATAGAGACTTATAAAATTCGATGGTTATTTTCCTTCCATGCAAACTATTGGCATACTAATATACAGTCTCTTGAATAGATGATCCCTCCATTGCCTCCAAATATCTAGCGTCAATTGATTTCATGTATCTACACGAAATAAGCGACAGTTAAACTCGAACGAACGTCGGTCGAATCTTTGGTAAATcgggttttctgtatttttccAGTTTCCAAGCAACGGAAGTAAAtaagccttattctgcattacgacggatcgcTTTTTCGTAGGAATGTAATTTGTATTCTAAATAACAACAGCATAAGTAAACGGAAGTCAGAGTCGATCGAATCACATTCGTCCGAAAAATTCCGTCGCGTTGTAGAATAAGGCTGAATATAGCGAACGGTTGCTGAAGGAACAATTATTCAAATAAAGTCTTCGAATTGTTATGCGATAAAATCGGGTTGAATTATCTAATAAATCGTCAGCTCAATAAACTGATCTACACATCCAGTCTTGCAGAAAGATCCGTCGCCTTCGAGGACCTAGCGACCCATTTCCCAAAGTCTTCCGAGAAAATTCTTCATCCGCAACCTTTAAACACCTGACTATGAATAATATTAGAGACAAGTCTGCATCGAGCGTATATTTAAAATACAGCAAAATTATAGTGTTTTTGGCACTTCATATGGATGGCATTACTTTCCGGTTAGATTGGTTAGACAAATCACACAAAGGGCGCAAGACTGAATTTCCGCCAAGGGTGCCCGTAGGCCACTCTACGGCTCTGGGTATGTGTGAACTTTTATGTCCAGGGAAACACTACTAATAATACATTCTGCAGCATACTAACATTTAGTAAGTCATATTTTGAGCAAAACTTGGAGGAAATACACCGAAACGAAAACGTATGTTTGATCGTAAATATGAATTTTCACCCACACATGTTagaattattttgattttatagttaTGATAACTTCTGCATTTGGCATTTTGCCAAAATCGCAATCAAAACGCCACCTCCTGACTTTTTCCGGATGCCCGACAATTGTGGTAATCCCTAAAATCATAGTAATTGATTCGAAAACTTGTTCTCTTCTAACCGTTTCGTCCGAACTAGTTTCAGTTGCAAAACTTACAGAATAAGGATAACTAAATATTTTCTTTTGGGTTTTACTCACCTTAGATCCAGTTTTAATGTGGTCGaaattttggcaatagaccaagATTTCTGTTCACGACTTTAGATTATGTGAAGATTCTTTTGGAGAAGTGTTAGTTGAATGTGAATGAATTAGATTCCCCTCCTCTTCTTCTTGAGCCACAATATTTATATGTATAGCTCCGTACGGCCAAAACATTCACGGATATATTGCCTAAAAGTCTGTCCCTAGTGTGATCATCTCTAGAGTACTATTTAACGATCTGGAGCCCGCACTATACGAACGATTGCGACCGAGTTGAAGGTATTCAACGCAAATATATACGATTCGCTCTGAGATAGATACCCTCGAGGGATCGTTTTCAGCTACTTAGCTACGAGCTCGCCTCGATTCTCCAGCCTGGATCGAATGAGTAAACTTTCAAGCTAGAACTAGAGCGATAAAACTACACAGCCAATACGCGCATCACGGAATTACAAcgaacagggttgctatgattaataataaaatccacttgttttgcaGTCATGCtgtttctttagttaataacttttctcagcgaattttcataaactttcaATGTTCCctgaatgtgttcagtagaagaatacctttagaaatatatttagaacactatatatttaattgattgatgaggtgatttttcaagaatttattttcaatgttaaccgatttttcatacaaacttccatataaactttgaaatttttggagggtccgtagacacaaccaatcggtaccaaaatttgcacaattactaaggacctaaaaaggaatcagtagagcctggtggagctaaaagtcaaaaattgaaccagtctgtTATACACACTGTACCTTAAAACCTAGAAGCTTCCCATCAATGAATCACAAAGTTTTGCTGTTCCAgagcaatttcgaaaaaaatgtggACATTTCGCAAAGAAATTTATGATCTGGCAGGCGATTAATGGGAGTAATGAAATTAGCGTTTTTCTGCAATCCTGGAATGCAAGAAAGAGTGTCTTCAGAAGCGTTGCTTACCAGAGGAAATACAGCAACGCTTTAACTCCACGTTGCTCGAAACGTGTTGAATTAACACGAGACCAACAAtgtgatttttgtaccgaaggAGATGAACCTACATAATTCGCTGGAGTTTCGTCCAATCGAGAAAATCAGCTATTATGAAGATTCAATTCTCAAATATATCAAATGATCACTGGAGTTGAAAAACATTTAGATGCAAACTATAAAAACAGGAAAAACCAGATGATTTCGAGAGGATCGAAAACTATTCATAACCAGTAGTAcctcatttcttgaaaatttgaaatgaaTCCGACAAATGACAACATTTTGATGAGTAATTGTGTGTCAATTAAATTCCACGAATTCAACCGTTTTTCACTTATGCCACCTTCGGCCTTTCCAAGACATTCTCCCAGTCAAAGGCGAGGCGAGCAGCAACCCTAATACACGCACAACAAACTTTCAATAATAAAAAGCAACTCATCAAAAAAAAAGCCATTTAGGTGCAATAAAATCACTAGGGAAGGATGCTCTGTTGGAGGTGGTTTGACGTTGCCTCTTTTTTTGACAGCTGATCAGTGCATACGTCACTCGAGAGCATTGTGCTGCTGCGGGCGGGTGATTTGCTTTTATAGGCGCATAAAATTTAACAATAACTCGCTCGTAAAATACACCCATTACCGGTCTCTTTTGACGATGCTCAGGACCGAGCTGATACCAGCTGATTTGAGTGACGTTTTACGGAAGAAAGTGACCTTCAAAGgttttttttatgttattgcATTTCGATGTTAATTTGTTTATGACAATGGGAACAACCCTAACGCGTGCGCTTAGCTCAATCGCAGCAGGCGTTCAAACAATCAACGATCttcgcagcagcagcagcacgaCGCAGATTTTTTGCTCAGTTTTAAGTGGGATTCCGTTCGGTTGCATACGTTGGAATAACAGCTTTCCGTTCACCGCAAAATGACATCACTCACGTTGCTATACATGTCGATTATAGTGCTGGTggttgttaatttggtagataTCGTAACGGATTGAATTAGTACAAAATTAATCATCCTAATTAATAAACGGATTGGTTTTTTTAGCCCGACTCACACCAACAAGACATAACCAAACTTCCGGACATCGAAGGCTACAAATTTCATTGCATCGAAGCAAGCGGCATAACTGAGTCATCGGCAAAAAAGTTGCAAAGCGGGGAGCAGATCGTCACACCTGATCAGCAAACAAAGGTCAGTTAGTCTCttaatttgaatgaaaaaatctCCTTTATCATCGATGTTTTCAGTGCTACGTGCAATGCTTCTTCCAGCGGCTTcgtttgatgaacgaaaagGGTGAGGTTCAAAAGGATAAGCTGATAAAGTTCCTGTCCAAAGTGCTAGATGAATCGCAAGCTAAGGCCATGGTGGAGAAGTGTGACACC encodes:
- the LOC131682124 gene encoding general odorant-binding protein 56d-like translates to MTSLTLLYMSIIVLVVVNLPDSHQQDITKLPDIEGYKFHCIEASGITESSAKKLQSGEQIVTPDQQTKCYVQCFFQRLRLMNEKGEVQKDKLIKFLSKVLDESQAKAMVEKCDTRRTNPCDTAYDMFACYQKNKAKLF